A region from the Vibrio artabrorum genome encodes:
- a CDS encoding sensor domain-containing phosphodiesterase, producing the protein MKKIKTLDLDIPKDMECGWQNIVDLLAQIVQVPSALIMRVHTNYIEVFSTSHNKENPYNKGNSETLGSGLYCESVMESQQQLMVPNALADPKWQNNPDIKLGLVSYCGIPLLWPNGEIFGTICILDSKENHYTPTYIKLLQSFRTSIESQLTTLFQHAKLTQVNRELIHRVHTRTKDLASLNYSLNQEIDKRRSAEKKINFQKNYDQGTGFLNRSAFECVLNQKLLSKAKLTGCSCAVIHIGFTNGRRIQARYGYNALDQVLIEYRRRINSIADLEVFTGRPTSIDLVLAFNVKDLRQRLEQLCQTLVTVGHSEFTVDDDKIHLHAFIGIAIAEQEDDAEIVMKKSSEAMLACKDSGQKFAYYSKSHTEMQSHINKIESYLLHAVRNDDLMLNFQPKVCPLTHRWVGAEALLRWRHPILGDISNETLIHMAEQNGLIFEVGSFVLRNAIEKAKEWSEHVKNFKMAVNVSAVQLKNAHFAEQVTHLLDTYHLDPHFLELEVTESGLIADEVVAKNTLESLHDIGVTLSLDDFGTGYASFSYLKKFPFDIIKIDKSFIDQMLLSNEDSEIVRSIVQIAKKLDLKVAMEGIESEAQEKFILNEGCDIGQGFFYGKPMSSQEFEHSLINQNYLGTTRYA; encoded by the coding sequence ATGAAGAAAATTAAAACTCTAGATTTAGATATCCCAAAAGATATGGAGTGCGGTTGGCAAAATATTGTGGACCTGTTAGCTCAGATTGTTCAAGTGCCATCGGCACTGATTATGCGCGTTCATACTAATTATATTGAAGTTTTCTCGACGAGCCACAATAAGGAAAACCCTTACAACAAAGGTAATTCTGAAACATTAGGCAGCGGGCTTTACTGTGAAAGCGTGATGGAGTCTCAACAACAACTCATGGTTCCTAACGCTTTGGCTGACCCTAAATGGCAAAATAACCCAGATATAAAGCTAGGTTTAGTCTCGTATTGTGGTATTCCCTTACTTTGGCCAAACGGTGAGATCTTTGGCACCATATGCATTTTAGATTCAAAAGAAAACCACTACACACCGACTTACATCAAATTATTACAAAGTTTCCGTACTTCCATAGAGTCTCAGCTGACAACTCTGTTCCAACACGCGAAGTTGACTCAGGTGAATCGCGAATTAATCCATCGAGTTCATACTCGAACCAAGGATCTCGCAAGTCTCAATTATTCATTAAACCAAGAGATCGATAAACGCCGTTCCGCGGAAAAAAAGATTAATTTCCAAAAGAATTACGATCAAGGTACCGGTTTTTTGAACCGCAGTGCATTTGAGTGTGTCTTAAATCAAAAGTTATTATCTAAAGCAAAACTGACGGGATGTTCATGTGCGGTCATTCATATCGGATTCACGAACGGTAGGCGCATACAAGCTCGTTATGGTTATAACGCTTTAGACCAAGTGCTGATCGAATATCGACGACGGATCAACAGCATTGCTGATCTTGAAGTATTCACTGGACGCCCTACTTCGATCGATCTGGTACTTGCGTTCAATGTAAAAGATTTACGGCAACGCCTCGAACAACTCTGTCAGACTTTGGTCACTGTAGGCCATTCCGAATTCACGGTCGATGATGACAAAATTCATTTACATGCCTTTATTGGGATTGCGATTGCTGAACAGGAAGATGATGCGGAAATTGTGATGAAAAAATCCTCTGAAGCGATGCTTGCCTGTAAAGACTCTGGACAAAAATTCGCTTACTATTCTAAATCTCATACTGAAATGCAGAGTCATATCAATAAGATTGAGAGCTATTTGTTGCACGCCGTTCGTAACGATGATCTTATGCTCAATTTCCAACCCAAAGTGTGTCCTTTAACTCATCGTTGGGTCGGTGCTGAAGCTCTACTACGTTGGCGTCACCCTATTTTAGGGGATATCTCTAACGAAACCCTGATACACATGGCCGAGCAAAATGGTCTCATTTTTGAAGTAGGGAGTTTTGTTCTACGTAATGCGATTGAAAAAGCCAAAGAGTGGTCAGAACACGTCAAAAACTTCAAAATGGCCGTCAATGTGTCAGCGGTACAACTTAAGAATGCGCACTTCGCTGAGCAAGTCACCCATCTATTAGACACTTATCACCTTGATCCTCATTTCTTAGAGCTTGAAGTCACCGAGAGTGGATTGATTGCCGATGAAGTGGTGGCAAAGAACACACTCGAATCGCTGCACGACATTGGCGTGACGCTGTCACTGGATGACTTTGGTACAGGTTACGCCTCTTTTAGCTATCTGAAAAAATTCCCTTTCGATATCATAAAAATTGATAAGAGCTTTATTGACCAAATGCTACTCTCCAATGAAGACTCTGAAATTGTCAGGTCCATCGTTCAAATTGCTAAAAAGCTCGACTTAAAAGTCGCAATGGAAGGCATAGAGTCCGAAGCTCAAGAGAAATTTATTCTCAATGAAGGTTGTGATATCGGGCAAGGCTTCTTTTACGGTAAACCGATGTCGAGCCAAGAATTTGAACACAGCTTAATCAATCAAAACTATTTAGGGACGACCCGTTACGCTTAA
- the fabV gene encoding enoyl-ACP reductase FabV codes for MLIEPIIKGVVAKSAHPLGCQEAVKQQIKFVKSAPQIKDGPKRVLIIGASSGFGLAARIALTFGGAKADTIGVSFERGPNEKSLGSAGWYNNIYFKKQAELEQRTAINIVGDAFSTETREQVIEAIETYFEGEVDLVIYSLAAGVRPKPNSEEFWRSAIKPIGESVTGATISLEHDNWVTNTLDSATEEEAESTLKVMGGEDWEQWIDELINAESIAPGCKTIAFSYVGPEVTHPIYLDGTLGRAKIDLHQTSHALNLKLANFGGNAYATVCKALVTKASVFIPGLSPYLLALYKVMKEKETHEGCIQQMQRLFSSKLYGQEKVPLDGERLIRIDEWELDPETQAHVSKLLEAMNENNFQSIGDYKGFKEEFLQLNGFAQPLVDYNEQLNPQEFVKLIP; via the coding sequence ATGCTGATCGAACCAATTATAAAGGGTGTGGTTGCCAAAAGTGCTCACCCTCTTGGCTGTCAAGAAGCTGTAAAGCAACAAATCAAGTTTGTTAAGAGCGCGCCGCAAATCAAAGATGGCCCTAAACGAGTACTGATTATCGGCGCTTCCTCAGGCTTTGGCCTTGCCGCTCGTATTGCGCTTACCTTTGGCGGCGCCAAAGCTGACACGATCGGTGTCTCATTTGAGCGTGGGCCTAATGAAAAATCATTAGGCAGTGCTGGTTGGTACAACAATATCTACTTCAAAAAACAAGCCGAACTTGAACAACGTACCGCGATTAACATTGTTGGCGATGCCTTTTCTACCGAGACTCGAGAGCAGGTAATTGAAGCCATAGAAACCTACTTTGAAGGTGAAGTCGACCTGGTGATTTATAGCTTAGCCGCAGGAGTAAGGCCTAAGCCAAACTCTGAAGAATTCTGGCGGTCTGCGATCAAACCGATCGGTGAAAGCGTTACTGGCGCCACCATTTCTCTGGAACACGACAACTGGGTGACCAATACCCTTGATTCCGCGACGGAAGAAGAAGCCGAAAGCACACTTAAGGTGATGGGTGGCGAAGATTGGGAACAATGGATAGATGAGCTCATCAACGCTGAATCTATTGCTCCGGGATGTAAGACAATCGCGTTTTCTTATGTGGGTCCAGAAGTGACACACCCTATCTATCTCGATGGTACTTTAGGGCGCGCTAAGATCGATCTTCATCAAACAAGCCACGCATTGAACCTTAAACTCGCAAACTTCGGCGGTAATGCTTATGCCACTGTGTGTAAGGCGCTGGTCACTAAAGCGAGCGTATTCATTCCAGGTTTAAGTCCTTATCTGCTTGCGTTATATAAAGTGATGAAAGAGAAAGAGACGCACGAAGGCTGCATTCAGCAAATGCAGCGTCTGTTCAGCAGCAAATTATATGGCCAAGAAAAGGTGCCGCTTGATGGCGAACGACTGATACGAATCGATGAGTGGGAACTCGATCCAGAAACACAAGCTCATGTGAGTAAACTACTGGAAGCCATGAATGAAAACAACTTCCAATCAATCGGCGATTATAAAGGATTTAAAGAAGAGTTTTTACAGCTAAACGGGTTTGCTCAACCATTGGTAGATTATAATGAGCAGCTTAACCCCCAAGAATTTGTAAAGTTGATCCCCTAA
- a CDS encoding arylesterase, translating to MTRLISFLFIFLFSTASLAQSSALEKSATLLVLGDSLSAGYNMDIKQSWPSLLPDVLANYDKAVTVVNGSISGDTTGNGLARLPQLLESHTPDIVLIELGANDGLRGFPPKLMSANLEKIIDQVVSAGAKPIMMQIKIPPNYGKRYNQQFEYVYTSLSDHKNIPLLPFFLEHIILKPEWMMNDGLHPKPEAQPWIAEFVAKELYQYL from the coding sequence ATGACTCGACTCATTTCCTTTTTATTTATTTTTTTATTTTCAACGGCTTCTTTGGCTCAAAGCTCTGCGTTAGAGAAAAGCGCCACGCTGCTGGTACTTGGCGATAGCTTGAGTGCGGGTTACAACATGGATATCAAGCAAAGTTGGCCAAGTTTATTACCGGACGTGTTAGCGAACTATGACAAAGCGGTCACGGTCGTTAACGGGAGCATTTCTGGTGATACAACGGGTAATGGATTAGCACGTTTACCGCAGCTCCTTGAATCACATACGCCCGACATCGTACTGATTGAACTTGGAGCTAATGATGGGCTTCGTGGTTTTCCACCCAAACTAATGTCAGCAAATTTGGAAAAAATCATTGATCAGGTCGTCTCTGCCGGTGCCAAACCGATTATGATGCAAATTAAAATTCCGCCGAATTACGGTAAGCGTTATAACCAGCAATTTGAATACGTTTATACGTCTCTTTCTGATCATAAAAACATACCGCTTTTGCCTTTTTTTCTAGAGCATATCATTCTAAAACCCGAATGGATGATGAACGATGGGCTGCATCCAAAACCAGAGGCTCAACCTTGGATCGCTGAATTTGTCGCCAAAGAATTATATCAGTATCTTTAG
- a CDS encoding ABC transporter ATP-binding protein produces the protein MHTSIIKAEAVSKTVSTNQEHLTILEHVNIDIREGESVAIVGTSGAGKSTLMTLLAGLDVPTTGEISLLGQPLSQLDDEARANIRSESVGFVFQSFLLIPSLSALQNVTLPCLLKGEDEDIERATALLESVGLQDRLGHLPSQLSGGEQQRVALARAFMIKPKVLFADEPTGNLDQQTAATIVELLFELNSLHGTTLVLVTHDPKLAQRCQRTLKMHVGHIEEV, from the coding sequence ATGCATACATCCATCATAAAAGCTGAAGCTGTTTCCAAGACAGTGTCTACTAATCAAGAACATTTAACAATATTAGAACACGTCAATATTGATATCCGTGAAGGTGAAAGCGTGGCAATTGTCGGGACCTCCGGTGCCGGAAAATCGACTCTAATGACGTTACTTGCTGGCCTTGATGTTCCTACGACGGGCGAAATCAGTTTATTGGGACAGCCTTTGTCACAGCTTGATGATGAAGCAAGAGCTAACATTCGCAGCGAATCTGTCGGTTTTGTTTTCCAAAGTTTTCTGTTGATTCCAAGCCTTTCTGCACTGCAAAATGTCACGTTACCATGTTTGTTGAAAGGTGAGGATGAAGATATTGAGCGCGCAACGGCTTTATTAGAGTCTGTTGGTTTACAAGATAGGCTCGGGCATTTGCCATCACAGCTTTCTGGTGGTGAGCAGCAAAGGGTCGCCTTAGCCCGTGCTTTCATGATCAAGCCAAAAGTGTTGTTTGCTGATGAACCAACCGGCAACCTCGACCAACAAACGGCAGCAACCATCGTTGAACTGCTGTTTGAACTGAATTCATTGCATGGCACGACGCTTGTTCTGGTGACACACGATCCTAAACTCGCACAGCGTTGTCAACGCACGTTGAAAATGCATGTGGGTCATATCGAGGAAGTTTAA